Part of the Paenibacillus wynnii genome is shown below.
TGCACTTTCAAATCCATTCCTCCTTAAAATAGGAACTGGCGTTCCGTCTCAGGCATGTGACTGTCCGCCGCCGCAGGCTTCCCTCGGCGTTTACTTGGAACTGATTTATCCTTTTTCTTCTTTGTTGTCTTAGCTGCTGGGCTGATTATGGCCTGTATGACGTCCTGTTGATACGGTGTGTATGACTCCAATGACTGACCGTTTTTTACTCTTTGTACCGCCTCTGCAATCTTGGCGATGATATAGGCATCCGTCACATTGTGGCTACTGTGAGAATAATTATAGTGTTCAAGAACTGCAGTCGCGATGATAGCTTTTTTGTCGTCATCTTCAGCTAATCGCCTATTTTCATTAACGTACTTCTTTGTACGTTGCGGATTAACATCCACATACGTAAGGCCCTTCCGATAGATCATACTCCTCAACCCACCGTGTATCATTCCCGTGGTAACTCCGCTCTGCGTACCCATGGCCGGCTGTTCAATGGCGATGATGTCACCGGGTTTCAGCAATTGATAGAGTTGATTCTCTAGTGAGACGAGTTGTTGTGTAGTAATTCCACCTTTTTCCTTCCGACCCTTACCCACTAACTCCACTTCTACCAAGGGCCTGCCGTCCTCATCCAAAGCGACAAATCCGGTCTGAGTGGCTGGGTCAATGCCGACAAATCTCATGCCCACCGCCTCCGATACTTCAGGTACCTATCCTCGATCTGGTGAACTATCGCACCTACCCGAGTACGGGTTACTCCTATTTCTCTTGCTGTTTCAGCCTTCGTATTAAACTCCATCAATAGCTTGATCACTTTAATTTGTTGGGGAGTTAGCTTATTTATAAATTCGTTTACTTCAACATCGCTCAGATCATCTTCATGCTCAAAAAGTTCCCAGTATTCGACTGCACGACCTGAATGGTCATGTACTGTTGCATTCAAGGAAACTGATACGTTGTGATTGACTCTCCATAAAGCTTTCTCAGCTGCCGCCAGTGTTGAGTTAAAATAAAGAGAAATTTCTTCGGCTGACGCATCCTGCATTCGTGCTTTAAGGATTTTCCCTGATAATGCATACTCTCGTGTCGGTGGACGAACAATCGGTAGTTTGTCACGGATATAATCCATTACTTCATTCCGGATTAAACTGTATGCCAGCGTCTGCATTGCGCCCTTAGAAGGGTCATAGAAGCGATAAGTCTTTATGAGTCCGATATATCCTTCTTGAACTAGATCATCCAGTTCAACCGGTAGTTTAGTCTTGTATGAACAACGAATGGCAATGCTGTATACCAAACCCTTGTGTTTTCCGATGAAGTCATCTAACTCCCCGAGGTGGGGATTAACAGCTATCATGTCATTCACCTGCTTTCTATCACCATCAAAGCCAATTTGAAAGATTAACCGTAGCCTTTGGTGTATCAGTTTTAGCGGCTACTGGCTTTACAGGGAGCGTTTCAGGCTTACGTGGTGTATTTGTAACCTTATCTTCTACTGGCTCT
Proteins encoded:
- a CDS encoding sigma-70 family RNA polymerase sigma factor, whose translation is MIAVNPHLGELDDFIGKHKGLVYSIAIRCSYKTKLPVELDDLVQEGYIGLIKTYRFYDPSKGAMQTLAYSLIRNEVMDYIRDKLPIVRPPTREYALSGKILKARMQDASAEEISLYFNSTLAAAEKALWRVNHNVSVSLNATVHDHSGRAVEYWELFEHEDDLSDVEVNEFINKLTPQQIKVIKLLMEFNTKAETAREIGVTRTRVGAIVHQIEDRYLKYRRRWA